One genomic region from Gopherus evgoodei ecotype Sinaloan lineage unplaced genomic scaffold, rGopEvg1_v1.p scaffold_169_arrow_ctg1, whole genome shotgun sequence encodes:
- the OXA1L gene encoding mitochondrial inner membrane protein OXA1L isoform X1: protein MAASAAARRGWRRLGPPELAPLLRGLHTQIRRGPAPPAWLHGNAPRGAPLRPRLPPARSQSSAAQVLPPAAASAPDLGGAVTGGELAEVPELGLAELGLGSYTPVGLIQNLLEFLHTDLGLPWWGAIVAGTVAARCLVFPLIVKGQREAAKLNNHLPEITRLTQCMQDAKRSGNQFKFSKSYSELSLYQKAHDVNPMRGFLVPLVQAPIFISFFIALREMAALPVPSMQSGGLAWFVDLTVADPLYVLPLVVTGTMWLILELGAESGVDNPNLKVMKTVFRVMPLVILPLTISFPTAVFTYWLTSNLFSLAQVGLLRVPAVRARLRIPSRVQHDPALLPPRQGFVQSLRAGWKDAQLAQQLQERERRVKNHLALAAKGPLRQTFSHNPLQQEGGAGGPGSSPRPKRPWQDTLG from the exons ATGGCGGCGAGCGCGGCGGCGAGACGGGGCTGGCGCCGGCTGGGACCCCCGGAGCTCGCCCCGCTCCTCAGGGGGCTCCACACGCAG ATCCGCAGGGGCCCGGCCCCCCCCGCCTGGCTCCATGGAAACGCCCCGCGTGGCGCCCCCCTGCGCCCCCGCCTGCCGCCGGCCCGGAGCCAGAGCAGCGCGGCCCAG GTGCTGCCCCCTGCGGCTGCCTCGGCCCCAGACCTGGGGGGCGCAGTGACCGGGGGGGAGCTGGCGGAGgtgccagagctgggactggCGGAGCTGGGACTCGGCTCCTACACGCCCGTGGGGCTGATCCAGAACCTGCTGGAGTTCCTGCACACCGACCTGGGGCTGCCCTGGTGGGGCGCCATCGTGGCCG GCACGGTGGCGGCGCGCTGTCTGGTGTTCCCGCTCATCGTGAAGGGGCAGCGGGAGGCCGCCAAGCTGAACAACCACCTGCCCGAGATCACCCGGCTCACGCAGTGCATGCAGGACGCCAAGCGCTCCGGCAACCAGTTTAAAT tcTCCAAGTCGTACTCAGAACTGAGTCTGTACCAGAAGGCCCATGACGTCAACCCCATGCGGGGGTTCCTGGTGCCACTGGTCCAG gcCCCCATCTTTATCTCGTTTTTCATCGCCCTGCGGGAGATGGCTGCCCTGCCCGTGCCCAGCATGCAGAGCGGCGGCCTGGCGTGGTTCGTGGATCTGACGGTAGCCGACCCCCTCTACGTCCTGCCCCTCGTCGTCACCGGCACCATGTGGCTTATCCTGGAG CTGGGGGCAGAGTCCGGGGTGGACAACCCCAACCTGAAAGTTATGAAGACAGTTTTCCGGGTGATGCCACTCGTGATCCTGCCGCTGACCATCAGCTTCCCCACG gCTGTCTTCACCTACTGGCTGACGTCCAACCTGTTCTCCCTGGCGCAGGTCGGGCTCCTGCGGGTCCCGGCCGTCCGCGCCCGGCTCCGCATCCCCAGCCGCGTCCAACACGACCCCGCCCTGCTGCCCCCacgccagggctttgtccagaGCCTGCGGGCCG gcTGGAAGGATGCCCAGCTggcccagcagctgcaggagcgTGAGCGGCGGGTCAAGAACCACCTGGCCCTGGCCGCAAAAG gacccctgcgcCAGACCTTCTCCCACAACCCCTTGCAGCAGGAGGGCGGGGCTGgcggccctggctccagcccccgcCCGAAGAGGCCCTGGCAGGACACGCTGGGCTGA
- the OXA1L gene encoding mitochondrial inner membrane protein OXA1L isoform X2 gives MAASAAARRGWRRLGPPELAPLLRGLHTQIRRGPAPPAWLHGNAPRGAPLRPRLPPARSQSSAAQVLPPAAASAPDLGGAVTGGELAEVPELGLAELGLGSYTPVGLIQNLLEFLHTDLGLPWWGAIVAGTVAARCLVFPLIVKGQREAAKLNNHLPEITRLTQCMQDAKRSGNQFKFSKSYSELSLYQKAHDVNPMRGFLVPLVQAPIFISFFIALREMAALPVPSMQSGGLAWFVDLTVADPLYVLPLVVTGTMWLILELGAESGVDNPNLKVMKTVFRVMPLVILPLTISFPTVGLLRVPAVRARLRIPSRVQHDPALLPPRQGFVQSLRAGWKDAQLAQQLQERERRVKNHLALAAKGPLRQTFSHNPLQQEGGAGGPGSSPRPKRPWQDTLG, from the exons ATGGCGGCGAGCGCGGCGGCGAGACGGGGCTGGCGCCGGCTGGGACCCCCGGAGCTCGCCCCGCTCCTCAGGGGGCTCCACACGCAG ATCCGCAGGGGCCCGGCCCCCCCCGCCTGGCTCCATGGAAACGCCCCGCGTGGCGCCCCCCTGCGCCCCCGCCTGCCGCCGGCCCGGAGCCAGAGCAGCGCGGCCCAG GTGCTGCCCCCTGCGGCTGCCTCGGCCCCAGACCTGGGGGGCGCAGTGACCGGGGGGGAGCTGGCGGAGgtgccagagctgggactggCGGAGCTGGGACTCGGCTCCTACACGCCCGTGGGGCTGATCCAGAACCTGCTGGAGTTCCTGCACACCGACCTGGGGCTGCCCTGGTGGGGCGCCATCGTGGCCG GCACGGTGGCGGCGCGCTGTCTGGTGTTCCCGCTCATCGTGAAGGGGCAGCGGGAGGCCGCCAAGCTGAACAACCACCTGCCCGAGATCACCCGGCTCACGCAGTGCATGCAGGACGCCAAGCGCTCCGGCAACCAGTTTAAAT tcTCCAAGTCGTACTCAGAACTGAGTCTGTACCAGAAGGCCCATGACGTCAACCCCATGCGGGGGTTCCTGGTGCCACTGGTCCAG gcCCCCATCTTTATCTCGTTTTTCATCGCCCTGCGGGAGATGGCTGCCCTGCCCGTGCCCAGCATGCAGAGCGGCGGCCTGGCGTGGTTCGTGGATCTGACGGTAGCCGACCCCCTCTACGTCCTGCCCCTCGTCGTCACCGGCACCATGTGGCTTATCCTGGAG CTGGGGGCAGAGTCCGGGGTGGACAACCCCAACCTGAAAGTTATGAAGACAGTTTTCCGGGTGATGCCACTCGTGATCCTGCCGCTGACCATCAGCTTCCCCACG GTCGGGCTCCTGCGGGTCCCGGCCGTCCGCGCCCGGCTCCGCATCCCCAGCCGCGTCCAACACGACCCCGCCCTGCTGCCCCCacgccagggctttgtccagaGCCTGCGGGCCG gcTGGAAGGATGCCCAGCTggcccagcagctgcaggagcgTGAGCGGCGGGTCAAGAACCACCTGGCCCTGGCCGCAAAAG gacccctgcgcCAGACCTTCTCCCACAACCCCTTGCAGCAGGAGGGCGGGGCTGgcggccctggctccagcccccgcCCGAAGAGGCCCTGGCAGGACACGCTGGGCTGA
- the OXA1L gene encoding mitochondrial inner membrane protein OXA1L isoform X3 translates to MAPDWQHTARAHKKHGCARFGGTCVEGGRAALGLCAAGGGAFPANMAASAAARRGWRRLGPPELAPLLRGLHTQVLPPAAASAPDLGGAVTGGELAEVPELGLAELGLGSYTPVGLIQNLLEFLHTDLGLPWWGAIVAGTVAARCLVFPLIVKGQREAAKLNNHLPEITRLTQCMQDAKRSGNQFKFSKSYSELSLYQKAHDVNPMRGFLVPLVQAPIFISFFIALREMAALPVPSMQSGGLAWFVDLTVADPLYVLPLVVTGTMWLILELGAESGVDNPNLKVMKTVFRVMPLVILPLTISFPTAVFTYWLTSNLFSLAQVGLLRVPAVRARLRIPSRVQHDPALLPPRQGFVQSLRAGWKDAQLAQQLQERERRVKNHLALAAKGPLRQTFSHNPLQQEGGAGGPGSSPRPKRPWQDTLG, encoded by the exons ATGGCGCCTGACTGGCAACATACGGCGCGTGCCCATAAAAAACATGGCTGCGCGCGCTTCGGCGGAACTTGCGTGGAGGGCGGGCGCGCGGCGCTGGGTCTCTGCGCAGCCGGAGGCGGTGCCTTCCCCGCAAACATGGCGGCGAGCGCGGCGGCGAGACGGGGCTGGCGCCGGCTGGGACCCCCGGAGCTCGCCCCGCTCCTCAGGGGGCTCCACACGCAG GTGCTGCCCCCTGCGGCTGCCTCGGCCCCAGACCTGGGGGGCGCAGTGACCGGGGGGGAGCTGGCGGAGgtgccagagctgggactggCGGAGCTGGGACTCGGCTCCTACACGCCCGTGGGGCTGATCCAGAACCTGCTGGAGTTCCTGCACACCGACCTGGGGCTGCCCTGGTGGGGCGCCATCGTGGCCG GCACGGTGGCGGCGCGCTGTCTGGTGTTCCCGCTCATCGTGAAGGGGCAGCGGGAGGCCGCCAAGCTGAACAACCACCTGCCCGAGATCACCCGGCTCACGCAGTGCATGCAGGACGCCAAGCGCTCCGGCAACCAGTTTAAAT tcTCCAAGTCGTACTCAGAACTGAGTCTGTACCAGAAGGCCCATGACGTCAACCCCATGCGGGGGTTCCTGGTGCCACTGGTCCAG gcCCCCATCTTTATCTCGTTTTTCATCGCCCTGCGGGAGATGGCTGCCCTGCCCGTGCCCAGCATGCAGAGCGGCGGCCTGGCGTGGTTCGTGGATCTGACGGTAGCCGACCCCCTCTACGTCCTGCCCCTCGTCGTCACCGGCACCATGTGGCTTATCCTGGAG CTGGGGGCAGAGTCCGGGGTGGACAACCCCAACCTGAAAGTTATGAAGACAGTTTTCCGGGTGATGCCACTCGTGATCCTGCCGCTGACCATCAGCTTCCCCACG gCTGTCTTCACCTACTGGCTGACGTCCAACCTGTTCTCCCTGGCGCAGGTCGGGCTCCTGCGGGTCCCGGCCGTCCGCGCCCGGCTCCGCATCCCCAGCCGCGTCCAACACGACCCCGCCCTGCTGCCCCCacgccagggctttgtccagaGCCTGCGGGCCG gcTGGAAGGATGCCCAGCTggcccagcagctgcaggagcgTGAGCGGCGGGTCAAGAACCACCTGGCCCTGGCCGCAAAAG gacccctgcgcCAGACCTTCTCCCACAACCCCTTGCAGCAGGAGGGCGGGGCTGgcggccctggctccagcccccgcCCGAAGAGGCCCTGGCAGGACACGCTGGGCTGA